In a genomic window of Fimbriiglobus ruber:
- the istB gene encoding IS21-like element helper ATPase IstB, translating to MTDANALLVTANLKTLKLPALRAEWDQLAREAAAANEPYDAYLVRLTEVEVTARAANAVAARIRAAGFPVVKDRDTFDFTACPSVPKHKILELARGAGVDQQTNLCLIGGSGTGKTHLATALGLALGRAGQRVRFVTAAGLVTQLEKAQQEHRLDRMRTTLDRLDLLIVDERGYLSFSRAGAELLFQVFADRYERRSLLVTRNLPFGEWGQVFQGERMTAALLDRLTHQCDIFEMSGESYRFRESMKAKAGKDPKKGK from the coding sequence ATGACCGACGCGAACGCCCTGCTGGTGACGGCCAACCTCAAGACGCTCAAACTTCCGGCCCTGCGGGCCGAGTGGGACCAGCTGGCCCGTGAGGCGGCGGCCGCCAACGAGCCGTATGACGCGTACCTGGTCCGCCTGACCGAGGTCGAGGTGACGGCCCGGGCGGCCAACGCCGTCGCCGCCCGCATCCGGGCGGCCGGGTTCCCGGTGGTCAAGGATCGGGACACGTTCGACTTCACCGCGTGCCCGTCCGTCCCCAAGCACAAGATCCTCGAACTCGCCCGCGGGGCCGGGGTCGACCAACAGACCAACCTGTGTCTGATCGGGGGGAGCGGAACCGGGAAGACGCACCTGGCGACGGCCCTCGGACTGGCCCTCGGCCGGGCCGGCCAGCGGGTCCGGTTCGTGACCGCGGCCGGACTCGTCACCCAGTTGGAGAAGGCCCAGCAGGAACACCGGCTGGACCGGATGCGGACCACCCTCGACCGCCTCGACCTGCTGATCGTGGACGAACGCGGGTACCTGTCGTTCAGCCGGGCCGGGGCCGAGTTGCTGTTCCAGGTATTCGCCGACCGGTACGAGCGACGGAGCCTGTTGGTCACCCGCAACCTGCCGTTCGGCGAGTGGGGCCAAGTGTTCCAGGGCGAGCGGATGACGGCCGCCCTGCTCGACCGGTTGACCCACCAATGCGACATCTTTGAGATGTCGGGCGAAAGTTACCGCTTCCGCGAGTCGATGAAAGCCAAAGCGGGCAAGGACCCGAAGAAGGGGAAATAA
- the istA gene encoding IS21 family transposase, translating to MLTVDQHARIRQLHRDGLTVGQIAAQLHHSSKTILKVLAGPAPDPLAPAATRAAPVFDPVRGIVDAILAADETAPRKQRHTAQQIFRRLVADHGYAGSYAPVQRYLKGRRLDRRETFVPLDHRPGSRAEADRGHIAVDFPGGRRSVPVRIVTWSDSNAPFALALPTERTEAILHGLVEAFGFFGCVPAEVWWDNPTTVAVHVLAGRERTVHPRYAALAAHDPFTPKFCLPVTPREKPRVENRVFDPQRQWATPVPQVVDLAALNTHLRPCCVAARGRTCGGNPETVQVRFDRERAAAAPVPARPFDPCVFHPAMVDKYQTARFDHNAYSVPRRWAFRPVTVTGYVDRVAVVADGQVIATHPRSYGRGDKILDPLHFLVVLERKPAALDHAPVYRDGQLPPALPALRRALEERVGPSAGAKPYIRVLQLLARHPMGRVEQAVASGLAAGAPDAARIIATAERLAEADRGTSAETMTRPAATAALPDLSRFDHLLTRSSRGDETDDRRERPAGDGQPQDAQTSGPAGRVGPAGP from the coding sequence ATGCTCACGGTGGACCAGCACGCTCGCATTCGGCAATTGCACCGGGACGGGTTGACCGTCGGCCAGATCGCCGCCCAACTGCACCACTCGTCGAAGACCATCCTCAAGGTTCTGGCCGGTCCGGCCCCGGACCCACTGGCCCCGGCGGCCACCCGTGCGGCCCCGGTGTTCGATCCGGTTCGCGGGATCGTAGATGCGATCCTGGCCGCGGATGAGACGGCCCCGCGGAAGCAGCGGCACACCGCCCAGCAGATCTTCCGCCGGTTGGTCGCCGACCACGGGTACGCCGGCAGCTACGCCCCGGTCCAGCGGTACCTGAAGGGCCGCCGCCTCGACCGCCGGGAGACATTCGTCCCTCTCGACCATCGCCCGGGGTCACGGGCCGAAGCCGACCGCGGACACATCGCGGTCGACTTCCCGGGCGGCCGGCGATCGGTTCCGGTCCGGATCGTCACCTGGAGTGACTCGAACGCCCCGTTCGCTCTCGCCCTGCCGACCGAGCGGACTGAGGCGATCCTGCACGGATTGGTCGAGGCGTTCGGGTTCTTCGGGTGTGTCCCGGCGGAAGTCTGGTGGGACAACCCAACGACCGTCGCCGTCCACGTCCTGGCCGGCCGGGAGCGGACCGTCCACCCGCGGTACGCGGCCCTCGCGGCCCACGACCCGTTCACCCCGAAGTTCTGTCTCCCGGTTACCCCCCGGGAGAAGCCGCGGGTCGAGAACCGGGTGTTCGACCCGCAGCGGCAGTGGGCCACCCCGGTTCCCCAGGTGGTCGACTTGGCCGCGTTGAACACGCATCTCCGACCGTGCTGTGTCGCGGCCCGCGGGCGGACGTGTGGCGGGAACCCCGAGACCGTTCAGGTCCGGTTCGACCGGGAGCGGGCGGCCGCCGCCCCGGTCCCGGCCCGCCCGTTCGACCCGTGCGTGTTCCACCCGGCCATGGTCGACAAGTACCAGACGGCGCGGTTCGACCACAACGCGTACAGCGTCCCCCGCCGGTGGGCGTTCCGCCCGGTCACCGTCACAGGGTACGTGGATCGGGTCGCAGTCGTCGCCGACGGGCAGGTGATCGCGACCCACCCGCGGTCCTACGGTCGCGGGGACAAGATCCTCGATCCGTTACATTTCCTGGTCGTCCTGGAGCGGAAGCCGGCCGCCCTCGACCACGCCCCCGTGTACCGGGACGGGCAGTTGCCGCCCGCCCTTCCGGCCCTCCGGCGCGCTCTGGAGGAGCGGGTCGGGCCATCCGCCGGGGCCAAGCCGTACATTCGCGTTCTCCAGTTGCTCGCCCGCCACCCGATGGGCCGGGTCGAGCAAGCGGTCGCGTCCGGGTTGGCCGCCGGTGCCCCCGACGCCGCCCGCATCATCGCGACCGCCGAGCGTCTGGCGGAGGCCGACCGGGGAACGTCGGCCGAGACAATGACCCGGCCGGCCGCCACCGCCGCCCTTCCCGACTTGTCCCGGTTCGACCACTTGTTAACCCGTTCCTCCCGAGGAGATGAAACCGATGACCGACGCGAACGCCCTGCTGGTGACGGCCAACCTCAAGACGCTCAAACTTCCGGCCCTGCGGGCCGAGTGGGACCAGCTGGCCCGTGA